One window of the Balaenoptera ricei isolate mBalRic1 chromosome X, mBalRic1.hap2, whole genome shotgun sequence genome contains the following:
- the CTAG2 gene encoding cancer/testis antigen 2: MQAPGDGSAAGAGGRGGQQSSGTPGCQRRSGSPEGEGGPRRPEARRGPGRGGAAMRGPAAGRQGGRASRALRRGGGAALVADRPGRRQLVLNLTVPFRSLLEAHTAHRALIAGAQRDPGVIREEYTVDGSALTIRWTAEDLDLFRISIDSIFDQLSRVIGNIQHLWLPPP; the protein is encoded by the exons ATGCAGGCCCCGGGGGACGGCAGCGCGGCAGGCGCAGGGGGCCGAGGTGGCCAGCAAAGCTCCGGGACTCCTGGTTGCCAGAGAAGATCAGGTAGCCCTGAAGGCGAGGGTGGTCCCCGGCGCCCGGAAGCCCGGCGTGGGCCTGGCCGAGGAGGAGCAGCGATGAGAGGCCCTGCTGCAGGCCGTCAGGGTGGGCGGGCGTCACGTGCCCTAAGACGTGGTGGAGGTGCAGCGCTCGTGGCTGACAGGCCTGGAAGAAGACAGCTGGTGCT CAACCTCACAGTGCCTTTCCGATCCCTCCTGGAGGCACACACGGCCCACAGAGCTCTGATCGCAGGTGCCCAGCGTGACCCAGGCGTGATTCGGGAGGAATATACAGTGGATGGCAGTGCCCTAACTAT TAGATGGACTGCTGAAGACCTTGATCTCTTCCGAATTTCCATCGACTCCATCTTCGATCAGCTTTCCCGGGTGATTGGGAATATTCAGCACCTTTGGCTCCCGCCTCCCTAA